The sequence tctaagaatggcatgtttgtggcttttgcatccattatgaatgggttattcattttaaatcttgatgatgcacctatctgtaatattagtgctaaaaggcctcggcctaatgatttaagtcctacttacatgtggcactgtcgtttgggtcatataagtgagaatcgcatgaagaagcttcattctgatgggcttttaacttcgtttgattttgaatcatacgagacatgtgaagcttgcttacttggtaagatgaccaaggcgcccttcacgggtttaccggagaggacgttagatttattggaactcatacatactgatgtgtgcggaccaatgagtacgacagctaggggaggattccaatacttcataaccttcactgatgattttagtagatatgggtatgtctacttaatgaaacacaagtctgaatccttagaaaagttcaaagagtttcagaatgaagtagaaaatcagcgtggcaagaaaattaaagcactgcgatcagatcgtggtggtgaatatttgagtcatgagtttagcaatcatctaaagagttgtggaattgttccacagcttacgccgcctggaacgcctcagaggaatggcgtgtctgagcgacgtaatcggactttattggatatggttcgatcaatgatgagccagtcggacctacctttgtcgttttggggatacgttctagaaacagcagctttcacactaaatagggtaccgtctaagtccgtagttaagacaccatatgagatgtggactgggaagactcccagcttgtcttttctgaagatttggggttgtgaggtttacgtcaagcgactacagtcagataaactcactccaaaatcggacaagtgcatgtttgtgggatatccaaaggaaactttaggatattacttttaccaccggtcagagggcaaagtgtttgtcgcccggaacggtgtgttcttagagaaagagtttctcaaaagagagaaaagtaaacaaaaggtgtatcttgaagaagttcaggatgagccagtgggacaagattcaacaagtgatgctaatgtagcagaacaagttgagacgtctatggcaagagaatcaccaccacaaccacgaaggtcagcaaggcttcgcgaggcacgaggagaagtgctattgttgggcaatggggaagtgttgttgttagacaacgatgaacctgcaacatattcagaagcgatgatggacccagattctgagaaatggcatgtcgccatgagatccgagatagattccatgggagaaaatcaagtttggaacttggttgacccgcctgctggtgttagacctatagaatgcaaatggatctataagaagaagaaagacatggatggaaatgttcacatctataaggctcgacttgttgcaaagggttttcgacaagttcaaggagttgactatgacgagacattctcgccagtagcgatgcttaaatctattcggatcattctagctattgccgcatatttcgattatgagatttggcagatggatgtcaaaacagctttccttaatggaaacctagatgaggacgtgtatatgatacagcccgagggttttgtcgatccgatcaatgctggaaagatatgcaaacttcagaaatccatttatgggttgaagcaagcatctcggagttggaacattcgttttgatgaagtgatcaaagggcttggttttcatcagaatgaagaagaagcttgtgtttacaagaaggaaagtgggagcgctgttgtatttctgatcttgtatgtggatgacatattattgattgggaatgacattcctatgctggagtccgtcaaggcttcactgaaaaagagtttttctatgaaggacttaggggaagcagcatatattttgggcataaggatctatagagataggtcgaagaggcttatagggttaagtcaagatacgtacattaacaaggttttgaaacggttcaacatggaacagtccaagaaagggttcatacctatgtcacatggtaaacaccttagccagatgcaatgtcctacaacggctaatgagcgggagcgcatgagtaaggtaccatacgcctcagcaattggttcaatcatgtatgccatgataagtacatgcccagatgtttcatacgctatcagtgctacgagtagataccaggctgatccaggtgaggatcactggacagcggtaaaaggcattcttaagtacttaagaaggactaaagatatgttcctggtatatgggggtaaggaggagctcgttgtaactggttacaccgatgctagcttccaaactgacccagacgagttaaaatcgcaatcaggttttgtgttcacaataaatggtggtgctgttagttggaagagttccaaacaggagactgtgactgattctacaacagaagccgagtacattgcagcttctgaatctgcgaaggaaggtgtttggataagaaagttcctcatcgagcttggtgtgtttcctaatgcatctagcccattgaacctctactgtgacaacaatggggctattgcgcaagctaaggagccaaggaaccaccagaaaaacaaacacgtactgcggaagtttcacctcatatgggaattcattaggcggggtgagataaagatatgcaaaatacatacagatttgaatgttgctgatcctttgacaaaacctcttccacaacctaagcatgaggcacacgtgagatctatgggtattagatatcttctagattaactctagtgcaagtgggagactgttagaaatatgccctagagataatcatagagatgagcatatttctttgtatccatgatatatatattgcttaattgaatatccatggaagacaccttgtattgattagcaattatgtgaattgtttgtgagattctttacttatatggttattctaaatgatgtccctagtcagagtcgatgactagcatatgtattagttgatgactacatttcacaagtcatgaacatggagatattaaactaataatgtgggcgcatgtatgacatgaggctggaccgacccaacgtgagatattgtaatatagttctcttcttgcaacatgaatattgtatccttagacctgagattgtcgcatgttctcaagatgtcaattgacttacttagggactatcaaacgctatcccgtaactgggtagttataaaggtagttttgggtttgtcaggaagcatgctctgAGGCATGgttagtcaagatggaatttgtccctctctttgtgagagagatatctctgggcccctcgagtgattggatcaagaaatgcatggccgtgctcgggttaagagttaaccattgaaaggattccaattcacagtatcgagaaagagaggtcagcttagagccagaccaaatatcgtgagacaaagggaacagcatgtacttaatgtcgcaatggttcgtctgatatgatctttacgtacacataggagttgacatgtcttgctagaggccgctgtcaattattgggccaagtaagagtactcgggctatgtctatttgtacgtgaacctatagggtcacacacttaaggggaaggaagcctaattcggattagatccgaaattagactgggctttagggttaatgatgggcctcggcgtcagaagcccaccataacacctatataatgaggggcgggggcgcggttaagagataacctaatttgccacctacaaacactacaagaaactggttaaagaacgtgggtgaaaaaccgtcgaacttaatgtaataggccgtcgaacttaccataagaacgtgggtttacccacgaatatagccgacgacgatttttggacgaacttaaagaagtaagtttgacggcccccacgttcttaaggttaagaacgtgggtaccgtcgaacttaacattaagaacgtgggtaccgtcgaacttaaggttaagaacgtgggtttttaagttcgacgggggccgtcgaattttttcccataagttcgacggcacccacgttcttaaccttaagttcgacggggccacgtggccgtcgaaTTTATGGGTCCTACGTGGGTCGGCAAGggctgcccattaagttcgacggtacccacgttcttaaccttaagaacgtgggtacccacgttcttaacccttttccagaaaaaaataaaaaatacagaaataaaaaattagacacacataataacatatcatgcaacacagaatatcacatacaatacagatttcaaacacatggatatatatacatatcacaaattcacacaagtccaaatacatagaGAAGCAGAGAAGCGGCAGCACTACAGCAGACGTCGGCTGGACATAGAGAAGCGGCAGCACTGCAGCAGACCACGTCATCAGAAGATTAAAATGCTACAGTCATCAGAAGATTAAAATGTGAACCTAGACAGAAGCAGGGAAGAAACAAGGACCTTTTCCACACTTGGTAGCCTTTTGCAAACATGGGTAGTTATTATGACGATTGTAATCCCAAACAGACATGGGTAGTTATTATGACGCCCATTGCAAATTGAGAATTCCAAATTGAGCATTGAACTTATGAGAGTGACAGGACGAAGGAGAGATGTCAGTGTGGATCATACCATGGAGCATGTTGGACACGCTTCCCCGGCTGTAGTAATCGTACACGAGCAGCTTCTCGTCCTTGAGCCACAGGAGCCATCCTAGAGCTTTGTCCTACTGCTGGAGCCTAAATAAGAAGGCACAAGTGTAGTCAGGAAAAAATATCCACGTGTGCGCAATTAAAGAAAGTTAGGAGGGTAAGTTTATTCCTTGTACAGACAATTGCACGAGGTGGAGCAGTGGTCATCTGTGCCTGTTGGTACTTTAGAATGGTCTAGTTAAAAACATAATCAAACTGAAAACCTGCCCAATGGATAACATAATTCCGATTTAGCATTTTTGCTACACTGAGAAATGCATACATGGTTTATCATTAAATGAAATATTGGGTGTATTAAACCAACCTTCCCGAATATTGGGTGTATTAAATGCAATTTTCCTTTCGCTAATCTTTTCATACTTTTGTTTTTTGTTCCCAGCTTTCAGGCCCTGCCATGGAAGGCTGACAGTAGGCAAACTATGTATTAACCCAGACATATCAGAAAATGAGAGGTGAAATGGTGAATCATGTTACAGTAAACAACCTTCCTCGCAAGAAGTACATCAGTACATATCCAAGAGATTCCATGTCATCCCTCTGGCTTTGTTCTGCGAGAAGACATCAATTATAATATAGAAATGAAATGTCATGGAAAGGTAAGAGAAGTTTTTCAGGAATCCAGAAACAGCATGCCTGGAAACTAGCTACCACCAATTGAATTAAACCTACCAATTCCAAGGTGGGTATTTACACTTGCATATCTTGTTGTTCCAGTCAAGTTCTTGTTCTCTCTACAATTACATGGACAACACTGAAGGTTCAGATATTTTAAATCGAGGTGCTGTCTCAAATCATGCTAAGAGAACATTTTCCAGATATTTGAATTTCTAGTGGTACATGGAACAATATCAAACATGGGCATAATATAATTATGGACCTGGTGTGGCAGCATCAGAAATTACAGAAGTagaatatattgttggtgacactACGGACCAAGTACAGTTATTTTACGGTAAAGGCAGAAATAAACAAGACGTTGCACATCAATTTCATTCAAATTTCACACACACAGCATGCTTACCTGTATGGAATGTGCTGGTGTGTTGATGTATCTCTGTACTTCTTTGCAAGTCTAAAATCGATAACATAAACCTATACAGAGATTAAAATCAGTTATTAATGTGTGTACCTACTAATAGACCCATAAATAAATGTAGATTGAGGGAATATAGCTAATCAACCTGGTTTTCTCTTTTCCCGAGACCCATGAGCCTTGTTttaaaggcgtcgcctaggcgacgcctaggcgtcgcctaggcgtccaggcgcccGAAAGATCCAAGGTGTCCCCGTCGCCTAGGTAAGAAGCAGCAAGAGGGCATAGGGCAGAGGGGAAGGGAAAGGGGCGGCGCTGTTTCGGGTTGGCAGCGTCGAATCGGGAGCGGCGGAGGCCAAATCGTTGGCGGCAGCGTCCaaatcggcggcggcggcggcgaatcTGAGGCGGCGACGGCGAATCTGAGGCGGCGGCGGCTCAATTGGGGGCAGCGGCAGCTGAATCGTGGGGGAGAGAGGCAACCTAGGGTTGCCAGAGGAAGGATTATATGGGCTGGCTGGTGGGCTGGGCCTCCTACCCCTTCcttctcctttttttctttttctttttttctttttcttcctcctcCATGGGGCTGTTTTGCTGATTCTCAGGTTGATAAGGCGTCGCCTTGCTCGccttaggcgtcgcctaggcgtcgcctaggcgtctaGGCGGTGGTCCGGCGCCTTATCTCGCCTTACCGCCTTAAGAACCATGCCCATGAGAACAATGCTAATCAATGACATTTGGTGGAAATATAAAATTCAGGAAATAAACTCACTTTCTCAAACACTGCATCTCTGATACGATCCAAAATTGCAGATTTATTCGAAAGTGCACGGCTAAGAAGACTGCGAGTAAAAGCATATCGGCGCTCCTTGGTCACTGTGCAGATGACTAATATGCTGGAGACTTAGGAACAGAGGGAGTACATCACAAGATTTAGTGTTTCCTATAAAAAGAAAGAATCCTCTTATTGACATGCTTCACTAGGATCCCATCATTAGCAATCAAACTGATATTTTGCAGTTGACTTGAAAAGTTTTGGACGATAGTCAAATGAAGAACTTCATACAATGCATAAGAAACTACAGAGCAGAAGCATGGTAAAAATAGCCATAAAAGCTTTCCTGTCTACGGTGCGCTAAGAGTTTAGCATCAAAGAGATGTGTTACGACAAAAGAAACTGACCTGTCATAGCTTCTGTCATAATCAGGATCCTTGCGCTCTAGCTCACGATCTCTGAAAATTGCAAACCTATTGTTCTGCTTGTTTCTATTGACTGCATGCTCCTTATCAATCTTGATTCTATTTGACCTGCTGCTAGCTGAAGTGGTAGTCAGGCTCCTCTCAAGAGTAATTTCGGCCCCTTGACCTATTCTATTGCTTGGGTTCAACTCCAAGGAAGTGGACCTATCCTATTCTGTTGTTAAATATCCGCGCTCgtgccttgttgtattcctcttttCTTTCTTCGACGCTTTTTTGGAGGTTGTCTCTAGAAGAGTGAGCACTTGAGCTTTTCATGCCATGGAAATTCTTTTGAGGTCTCTGCTTAATAGCTACTTTCGCCACAGAGATGTCTTCTTGTGGCAGATTAACTGGAATATCTGCAAGGCGGACAGCAGGCAGTCGACAGTCGAATGTTGTCTTACGAAGGATGATACGTGAACCAGTTCCATCAGGCAAACTGTTGTCTGGTATGGCAATGGACTGCAGGAAGTAATGTTGCGCCAGGCGATGTGCAGCAAGACGCAGATACGAAGTTGGAAGGCCATTGAATTCATACTCTGTACGACTAGGGTCATGAATGAACTTCAAAATTTCTTGCTCCATTCTTAGCACTGCAGAAAGGAATAGACTGGAGTCAAATACAAGGACTAGGCGTATTTTGTCGATTAATATTAAAGCATTAGGCAATGGAACAGTAAAATGTAAAGTTCTAGTTGGTGATAATTGGGTTAAATAGTAGAACCACGCGACCATCAGATGCACAAGCTGCTTGGAACAAACACTTGCAATTCATAATTTTTCGAACGGGGTTTTACTATCTGATGGCTGTACAAAATCTCTTATCCTATGGGACCAGCATGTTTGCACAAATGAAAAGGACATAAATTGTATGGAAAACACCAGTCACATTTTCCAGATACCTCACTATAGTAGCAAGCCATAAGGGATGAAGTACATAAAAATACCACACAGTATATAAGTAAGACCAAGAATACATGTACCCTATGAATAAAGCAGCTAGCCGCCTGGGCACATCTCAAAACAAGCAAGGAACACTCTGCACGAATTCTAAGCTAACCTTTTTGTCGCCTAATCAAGTTAGTAGAATCACATAACAAACAAATGGAATGGTAAACTAACTGCGGAGGAGGCGTTAATTTTACCAGAAAGCCTCTCCCTTGGCTTCTCGAGGGCCTCTCGTAGGAACTGATCGACCTGGGCTACCAGGCCCTCGCACACATCTGAGGGAGCCGAAGGAGCGCCCTGCGGCTGTAGTGTGGGCGGCGGCTGGGGCGGGTCCTGGCCGTCAGCGAAGTCCGGCGAAGACGACATGCGTCGCGCGGAGAGGATGAGCCGGCTCAAGGGCCCGTCTATGTCGGCCGTCTCCCACGAGTCCGGCACAGCGGCTGCGGCATCCTTGGCTGCGGGCTCCGTGTCTTTACGTGCGCGTGCGATCCGGAGCTAGAGAGCGGAGAAGCTGGAGCTAGAAACGAGGGCGGCCATGGGGCCGGGCCGCCGGGATCTGGAGGAGGAACCGCAGCTAGGGTGGAGGTGGCGGCGCGCGGTCTGGCGGACGcgcgtggtggaggtggaggtggaggagtgGGGGCGCGGTGGAGGAGCGGGCTAGCGGCGGGCGCGGTGGAGGAGCGGCTGGCGGCGGGCGCGGTGGAGGAGCGGTGGCAGCGGGAGCGTGGGCTGGCGGCGGCGCTGTGGAGGAGCAGGGACCGGTGGCGCGCGCGTAGGCGGGATAGAAGATAGACGCGTGGGTCGCTAGGGATTTAGTTTGGGTTAAATTCGACGGTGTCGACGTGGCCCACGAACttaaattaagaacgtgggtacccacgttcctaatactataagttcgacggttttatcTATGGCGCACGAATTTAAACTAAAAACGTGGGTACTCACGTTTTTCAACAAACCCGTGAACTTAACTCaattaagaacgtcggtacccacgttcttaagttaacccacgaacatttattagtttcttgtagtgaaaccagcagccgccgcttgcctctcgccctcgccaagccgccgtcgcgaacctagcagttcggtacgcggcgcttcctccctgtacgtgtggatacctcggaggtgctgcatctggagcacttggacgaaccgtgcgaggacgtgaaggacgccggcgactgcacggcactgctcgacgcgttcgtctacatcgagacgtcttccgctgctctgcgcgtctagtggtaattccatgacctataaccgcagtagttcttggtattatggggttgaaaattttgttttgcgctagtgtagcatccccgtaatcctacaggaggcgccttgctcgatgattttcttggagcctttgatcatcaattcaaagctcacaaattttcctatcacttcctcaggagacattagtttatatctaggatcaccacgaattaattgaacttgtgtaggattaagaaaaacgagtgatcttagaataaccttgaccatctcatggtcatcccattttgtgctcccgaggttgcgcacttggttcaccaaggttttgagccagttgtacatagcttgtggctcctccccttggttgagcatgaagcgaccgagctccccctcaatcgtttccctcttggtgatcttggtcacctcatctccttcgtgcgcggtcttgagtacgtcccaaatctctttggcactcttcaacccttacaccttattatactcctctcgacttagagaggtgaggagtatagtagtggctttggAGTTGAAGtaccggatttgggcaacctcgtccaaatcataatcttcatcccccggtgatggtacctgcactccaaactcaacaacatcccaaatacttgtgtggagtgaggttaggtgatgcctcattttatcactccacatgttataatcttcaccctcaaaaacaggtggtttgcctagtgggacggaaagtaaaggagtacgtttggaaatgcgaggattgcgtagggggatcttactaaacttcttgcgctcgtagcgcttagaagtgacggacggcgcgtcagagccggaggtagctggcgacgaagagtcggtctcatagtagaccaccttcttcatctttttttcttgtcgccgctccgatgcgacttggtgtgtgaaggggatcctttCCCCTTGTTgctggactctcccgatggagtcttcccatggcttgtggcgggcttctcgctggtcaccacctccttcttggcgtgatctcccgacatcacttcgagcggttaggctcaaaGGAAGtaccagctctgataccaattgaaagtcacctagaggggggtgaataggcggaatctgaaaattataaacttaaagcacacactacaagccggggttagcgttagaataaaaatcGAGTccaaaaagagagggcgaaaacaaatcacaagcaaatgaagagtgtgacacggtgatttgttttaccgaggttcggttattgcaaacctactccccgttgaggtggtcacaaagaccgggtctctttcaaccctttccctctctcaaatggtcacctagaccgagtgagcttttctcttctcaatcaacgggtcacttagacccctcataaggaccaccacaacttggtgtctcttgcattgattacaagtgtcttgggaacaaaaaagaaggaagaagaaaagcgatccaagcacaaaaactcaaatgaacacaaatatctctctctcactagtcactatttgattggaatgatctttggacttgagagaggatttgatctcttgtttgtgtcttggagtgaagtctagagctcttgtattgaatgcaatggctgaaaacttggatgccttgaatgtgtggtggttgggggtatttataaccccaaccaccaaagtggtcgttgggaactctgctgtcgacgggcgcaccggacagtccggtgcgccaccggacactgtccggtgtgccagccacgtcacccaaccgttagggttcgaccgttggagctctgacttgtggggccaccg is a genomic window of Zea mays cultivar B73 chromosome 5, Zm-B73-REFERENCE-NAM-5.0, whole genome shotgun sequence containing:
- the LOC103627189 gene encoding casein kinase I; the protein is MGLGKRENQVYVIDFRLAKKYRDTSTHQHIPYRENKNLTGTTRYASVNTHLGIEQSQRDDMESLGYVLMYFLRGSLPWQGLKAGNKKQKYEKISERKIAFNTPNIREGFQFDYVFN